A single region of the Burkholderia gladioli genome encodes:
- a CDS encoding toxin co-regulated pilus biosynthesis Q family protein, with translation MMRLPLQQRVQSFALGLIVLASMVHAANAADSDLSSAVHIAPYHPIQPAAPSTKMPVTKPEPGVSPAAVSATAPASAGSNAAPIVPPASLYPSETVVTAAPVQSQDFDSSYRLAAGTSLQTQLREWAQKSGWNVIWNLPRDWIVPGDAAYGPDFQTAATRVIQDLAATGIDVRADLFTGNKTLVVHEAGESE, from the coding sequence ATGATGCGCTTGCCCCTTCAACAACGTGTGCAGTCGTTCGCGCTTGGGCTGATCGTGCTCGCGAGCATGGTGCATGCCGCTAACGCCGCTGATAGCGACTTGTCATCTGCAGTCCACATCGCACCATATCACCCAATTCAGCCAGCAGCGCCGTCTACCAAAATGCCAGTGACGAAGCCTGAACCGGGTGTGTCGCCAGCTGCGGTATCCGCAACTGCGCCGGCGTCCGCCGGCTCGAACGCTGCGCCTATTGTTCCGCCGGCATCGCTGTACCCATCCGAAACGGTTGTGACGGCTGCGCCGGTTCAGTCTCAAGATTTCGACAGCTCATATCGGCTTGCCGCAGGCACGTCGTTGCAGACGCAGCTACGTGAATGGGCACAAAAAAGCGGCTGGAATGTGATCTGGAATTTACCGCGTGATTGGATCGTTCCGGGTGATGCAGCCTACGGGCCTGATTTTCAGACGGCAGCAACACGTGTGATCCAGGATCTGGCGGCCACTGGAATCGACGTGCGCGCGGATCTGTTCACGGGTAACAAGACGCTGGTTGTGCACGAAGCAGGGGAGAGCGAGTAA
- a CDS encoding PH domain-containing protein: protein MDNVKNQGREVFNQYNGAHAPAYVRADASRQLRFVPSTLACIPAMFQTWLLLLVLAAGYVHLHSDHLSPIGSLVSQPGHVHKLKPQRVNTFPNVPIWCFFAAAGGLALGRFGWVLLAVKSRSITIEPARLTFSRGVLNRDVHSLEITRIKNVSSHQRWWQRPFGIGTVAIETTDWSRRIFLMEGMQYPHDLRERIIRAGVASRQCYGTTETWVSTL, encoded by the coding sequence ATGGATAATGTTAAGAACCAAGGTCGCGAGGTTTTCAATCAATATAATGGAGCGCATGCGCCGGCTTATGTAAGAGCGGATGCAAGTCGCCAACTGCGGTTTGTTCCTTCGACACTTGCTTGCATACCAGCCATGTTTCAAACATGGCTGCTGCTATTGGTTCTCGCCGCGGGATACGTCCATCTTCATTCTGACCATTTGTCTCCGATTGGGTCGCTGGTGTCGCAGCCTGGGCACGTTCACAAGTTGAAGCCACAAAGGGTCAACACATTTCCCAATGTTCCGATCTGGTGTTTCTTTGCCGCTGCTGGTGGCTTGGCCCTCGGACGTTTCGGATGGGTCCTGCTGGCCGTCAAAAGCAGGAGCATCACTATCGAGCCCGCTAGGCTTACCTTTAGTAGAGGTGTTCTCAATAGGGATGTGCATAGCCTGGAAATAACGCGGATAAAGAACGTGTCATCACATCAACGGTGGTGGCAACGCCCGTTCGGTATTGGCACTGTTGCCATCGAGACGACGGATTGGTCACGCCGGATCTTTCTAATGGAAGGAATGCAATATCCGCACGACCTGAGGGAGCGAATCATTCGAGCGGGTGTCGCATCGAGGCAATGCTATGGAACGACCGAAACCTGGGTCAGTACGTTGTGA
- the pilP gene encoding type IV pilus biogenesis protein PilP has protein sequence MIEMNLPNFLPVSSRASIRVAVASGATIAFVSLTMLHAHASNVSSLTSSKHVSATALSASAPGGASSIGLVNGSSPTVVAPLQGAASQASVAKSTVVQPENAELDGLVRETLVLEARLKNETLKRDIRKVQRDFSSSAIVSGMPPAEAIPSNTAVGAPTAPPKVASDWVLIGTGAFDGRQSATISVNGAARDVRVGDTIDGWTVKSILAERVTLGRGRAIKTVGM, from the coding sequence ATGATCGAGATGAACTTGCCGAATTTCCTTCCGGTTTCTTCGCGAGCGTCGATCCGGGTCGCGGTGGCATCTGGTGCGACGATCGCATTCGTGAGTCTCACTATGCTGCACGCACATGCGTCAAACGTCAGTTCGTTAACCAGCTCCAAGCATGTGAGCGCAACTGCTCTGAGTGCGTCAGCGCCGGGAGGAGCGTCGAGCATCGGGCTCGTTAATGGGTCTTCTCCTACGGTGGTTGCGCCGCTTCAGGGTGCGGCTTCTCAAGCGAGTGTTGCGAAGTCGACGGTAGTACAACCGGAAAACGCCGAACTTGATGGGCTTGTTCGCGAAACCCTGGTGTTGGAAGCTCGCTTGAAGAACGAGACGCTGAAGCGCGATATTCGCAAGGTACAGCGCGATTTCAGTTCGAGTGCGATCGTCTCTGGTATGCCGCCGGCCGAAGCGATCCCATCGAACACTGCGGTGGGGGCGCCGACCGCACCGCCGAAGGTCGCGAGCGACTGGGTGCTGATCGGCACCGGCGCATTTGATGGTCGACAGAGCGCGACGATTTCCGTGAACGGCGCTGCACGTGACGTGCGCGTGGGCGACACGATTGATGGCTGGACTGTCAAAAGCATCCTTGCCGAGCGTGTGACGCTTGGGCGCGGGCGTGCGATCAAGACCGTGGGTATGTAA
- a CDS encoding type II secretion system protein GspD → MRKSQIMLGVLVAASLAGCALRDVRNEQVLDVQAARDQASNANPSRPIVLTHASNWLRGEEIAASKPQPAIFDKPIRYAYQAGSLADLAARFTKQTGIPAIVDSSATDAAVSTLSAASSFARMPLGAPGAAGGPLPPGGLNELARGGSPSSSGIPGMGTWPSTSAPSYLVYDGYVRGFLDVVNSHYGVWSAYKDGVITFFRNETRVFALPGLNEGGRLEGSISTGNGDSASGSGSSGSFSGTGSGGNSASSQKLTMTADINPWKNLQATAKAISGGGQVVADPDAGILTVTGTPPMCDRVEAWIKTLNATYAKRIEIDVHVYEVRLSREDNYGLDLALAYKSKSGHTSVGISGASVPKILGTATPFSFGANILSGPFSGTKGAIQALSSLGDVTTVLSKAGVTQNGKLMSLQDARQQGYVPQTQSTLASNVGSTTSMQSATLTTGFTSGFLPKLVNGNILIDFNLTLSQLIDIQTFPPGCTAGQSCVQTPTTQNTQLQQSVTLKPGDTLVLTGMQQKTLSTTGNGVGSPWVPLLGGGADAQKNDTVIAIVLSARLL, encoded by the coding sequence ATGAGAAAGAGCCAAATTATGCTGGGCGTACTGGTCGCTGCTTCACTCGCCGGCTGCGCTCTCCGAGATGTACGCAACGAACAGGTACTCGATGTCCAGGCGGCACGCGACCAAGCGAGCAATGCCAATCCTTCGCGGCCGATTGTGCTGACACACGCATCGAATTGGTTGCGTGGCGAAGAGATCGCGGCGAGCAAGCCGCAACCGGCAATTTTCGACAAACCGATTCGTTATGCGTATCAGGCGGGATCGCTAGCGGACCTCGCGGCACGTTTTACGAAACAGACGGGTATCCCAGCGATTGTCGATTCGTCCGCGACCGACGCCGCAGTATCGACGCTTTCAGCGGCATCGTCGTTCGCTCGGATGCCGCTTGGTGCGCCGGGTGCTGCCGGTGGACCGCTGCCCCCAGGCGGATTGAACGAGCTAGCGCGGGGTGGTTCGCCGTCCAGCTCAGGCATTCCTGGTATGGGCACGTGGCCGTCCACGAGCGCACCGAGTTACTTGGTCTATGACGGCTATGTCAGAGGTTTTCTTGATGTGGTCAACAGTCATTACGGCGTTTGGTCCGCGTATAAGGACGGCGTGATTACGTTCTTTCGTAACGAGACACGCGTGTTTGCCCTTCCCGGCCTAAACGAAGGAGGGCGACTGGAGGGATCGATCTCAACGGGTAATGGCGACAGCGCTAGTGGATCGGGTAGCAGTGGTTCATTTTCGGGTACCGGCTCGGGGGGCAATAGCGCGAGTAGTCAAAAACTGACGATGACGGCGGACATCAATCCGTGGAAAAACTTGCAAGCGACCGCGAAGGCGATCTCGGGTGGTGGCCAGGTAGTAGCCGATCCGGATGCAGGCATCCTAACCGTTACCGGAACGCCGCCGATGTGCGATCGCGTGGAGGCATGGATCAAGACACTGAACGCGACCTACGCAAAGCGTATCGAGATCGATGTCCACGTGTACGAAGTACGTCTGTCTCGTGAAGACAATTATGGGCTGGATCTTGCACTTGCGTACAAGAGCAAGAGCGGACATACGAGCGTCGGGATCTCTGGCGCTTCGGTACCGAAGATCCTGGGAACGGCTACGCCGTTTTCATTTGGCGCGAACATCCTGTCAGGCCCGTTCTCTGGAACGAAGGGGGCGATTCAAGCGCTTTCTTCGTTGGGCGATGTTACGACGGTGCTTTCCAAGGCGGGAGTCACGCAGAACGGCAAGCTGATGTCGCTCCAGGATGCTCGCCAGCAGGGATATGTTCCGCAAACGCAAAGCACGCTCGCATCAAACGTCGGTTCCACCACGTCGATGCAGAGCGCAACATTGACGACGGGATTTACGTCCGGGTTCCTGCCTAAGCTAGTGAACGGCAACATCCTTATCGATTTCAACCTGACGCTGAGCCAGCTGATCGACATACAGACATTTCCTCCGGGCTGTACCGCGGGCCAGTCGTGCGTGCAGACACCGACGACACAAAACACGCAGCTGCAACAGAGCGTGACGCTCAAGCCTGGTGACACGTTGGTATTGACGGGCATGCAGCAAAAGACCTTGAGCACAACGGGGAACGGTGTTGGCTCGCCGTGGGTGCCGTTGCTTGGCGGCGGTGCTGACGCGCAGAAGAACGACACGGTCATTGCAATCGTGTTGTCGGCCCGCCTTCTGTAA
- a CDS encoding ATP-binding protein — protein sequence MVTSAGIPDPLVAAHVSRDHPVVTRDYSLFTIAIHDMVERIGCWLDDQIDGATIFGPSRFGKSSAVDHWLQRLLSERHGGFVPLVIWSHTDSGSSQAVGSFYAHLLDASGHRLAQARRSPLERQTMLVERWIELAAQGGGRFLVLVIDEAQGMSQREWLWLVELHSLLEKQRIRLCVFSIASLQFFDEPFGLALAGSAHVAARFMLAAEPFHGVRTTDELAYVMRGYDDGSEWPPGSGRSFTAGLAPRPWVGGFRMEHQAAALMQAMLDTLPPRYAGPIDFPMKTVAQACRHVLLRIAGGADVDAVTTAPAWCSIVRDSGHRELMALISATAMLRGAHAREEGPHA from the coding sequence ATGGTAACGTCCGCCGGAATCCCGGACCCGCTCGTGGCGGCTCACGTGTCTCGTGATCATCCGGTCGTGACGCGCGACTACTCGCTGTTCACGATCGCGATTCACGACATGGTCGAACGCATCGGCTGTTGGCTGGACGACCAGATCGATGGCGCGACCATTTTCGGGCCGTCGCGCTTCGGCAAGTCGAGTGCCGTCGACCACTGGCTGCAGCGCCTGCTATCCGAGCGCCATGGCGGTTTTGTGCCGCTGGTGATCTGGAGTCACACGGATTCCGGCAGCAGCCAGGCCGTCGGCAGCTTTTACGCGCACCTGCTCGATGCGAGCGGCCACCGACTTGCTCAGGCGCGGCGCAGCCCGCTGGAGCGGCAAACCATGCTTGTCGAGCGCTGGATCGAGCTCGCCGCGCAGGGCGGCGGACGCTTCCTGGTGCTGGTGATCGACGAAGCGCAGGGCATGAGCCAGCGCGAGTGGCTATGGCTGGTCGAATTGCACAGCTTGCTTGAGAAGCAACGCATTCGGCTGTGTGTGTTTTCCATCGCGTCGCTGCAGTTCTTCGACGAACCGTTCGGCCTTGCGCTTGCGGGGAGTGCTCACGTCGCAGCGCGCTTCATGTTGGCCGCCGAGCCGTTTCACGGCGTGCGGACGACCGACGAGCTCGCCTACGTGATGCGGGGGTACGACGACGGCAGTGAATGGCCGCCCGGTTCGGGGCGGTCATTCACCGCAGGCTTGGCGCCACGCCCATGGGTCGGCGGGTTCCGAATGGAGCACCAGGCCGCCGCGCTGATGCAGGCGATGCTCGATACGCTGCCGCCGCGCTACGCGGGGCCGATCGACTTCCCGATGAAAACCGTCGCCCAGGCGTGCCGACACGTGCTGCTGCGCATCGCGGGCGGTGCCGACGTCGACGCCGTGACGACGGCGCCCGCGTGGTGCTCGATCGTCCGCGACAGCGGGCACCGAGAACTGATGGCGCTCATCTCCGCCACGGCGATGTTGCGCGGCGCCCACGCGCGCGAGGAGGGCCCTCATGCCTGA
- a CDS encoding ParA family protein, producing MQTVTVGNQKGGVGKSTFSVHLAFRAAELGYRVLLIDIDEGDISEVFAEIDEGDDTDYLKASHLFTGAIDGRRPRQVHERIALIEADVDVLDVDDMPLEVIEQPRASLAKLAADYDLCIIDTPPNLQRRMLGALTASDAIVSPFNISPFSFARMPKLQATIAGVKAQYNPELRHLGFLPNMVNSKSVNEVEALPELREAYGDLIFDEAIIARACVATALAQGHAVWHQARSGNQRAAGKEMRQACDAVLSRLGLN from the coding sequence ATGCAGACCGTGACCGTTGGCAACCAGAAAGGCGGTGTCGGTAAAAGCACGTTCAGTGTCCATCTGGCATTTCGCGCGGCCGAACTTGGCTATCGCGTTCTGCTGATTGACATCGATGAGGGCGACATATCCGAGGTGTTCGCGGAAATAGATGAAGGTGACGACACCGACTATTTGAAAGCGAGTCATCTTTTCACTGGCGCGATCGACGGTCGCCGTCCGAGGCAAGTGCATGAGCGCATCGCCCTGATCGAGGCCGATGTTGACGTTCTGGACGTAGATGACATGCCGCTCGAAGTTATCGAACAGCCGCGCGCATCACTCGCAAAGCTGGCCGCCGACTACGATCTGTGCATTATCGATACTCCTCCGAATTTGCAGCGCCGCATGCTTGGTGCACTTACAGCGTCGGATGCGATCGTATCTCCGTTCAACATCTCGCCATTTTCATTCGCACGCATGCCGAAGCTGCAAGCCACGATCGCCGGCGTAAAGGCGCAATACAACCCGGAACTACGCCACCTCGGCTTTCTGCCAAACATGGTCAACAGCAAGTCGGTGAACGAAGTCGAGGCGTTACCGGAGTTGCGCGAGGCATACGGCGATCTGATCTTTGATGAAGCGATAATTGCTCGCGCGTGCGTTGCTACTGCGCTGGCGCAAGGGCATGCGGTATGGCATCAGGCTCGTAGCGGTAACCAACGAGCAGCGGGGAAGGAAATGCGGCAAGCATGCGATGCAGTACTGTCGCGCCTTGGCCTGAACTAA
- a CDS encoding lytic transglycosylase domain-containing protein — protein MDTVSIPHRGGRKAAAVALACLSLFLGVTNVYADCLDAAALYHGVDPSLVHAIASIESGFKPTALNLNRNGSEDIGLMQINSSWLPTLARYGISRASLFDACTNAYVGTWILAQNFARLGLTWNAVGAYNAMSANKRVQYARRVYAELFKVMPRATTTQPVSPAVVAPVPPSNTASGLSVAETE, from the coding sequence GTGGATACCGTTAGTATACCGCATAGAGGTGGCCGCAAGGCGGCCGCCGTCGCGCTCGCGTGCTTATCTTTGTTTCTCGGTGTAACCAACGTTTACGCCGATTGTCTCGACGCCGCCGCGTTATACCACGGCGTGGACCCTTCCCTTGTTCATGCGATCGCTTCCATAGAGTCGGGATTTAAGCCAACGGCGCTTAACCTCAATCGCAACGGCTCTGAAGATATCGGGCTGATGCAGATCAATTCGAGTTGGTTGCCAACGCTTGCGCGCTATGGCATCTCTCGCGCATCACTTTTCGATGCGTGCACCAATGCCTATGTCGGCACCTGGATTCTCGCTCAGAACTTTGCTCGCCTTGGCTTGACTTGGAACGCGGTCGGCGCATACAACGCGATGTCGGCGAACAAGCGTGTCCAGTACGCGCGGCGTGTTTACGCTGAACTCTTCAAAGTTATGCCGCGTGCAACGACTACTCAGCCGGTGAGCCCGGCGGTAGTTGCGCCGGTACCGCCAAGCAATACCGCCAGCGGTCTGTCCGTGGCCGAGACTGAATAG
- a CDS encoding TrfB-related DNA-binding protein — protein sequence MQQLADMYRLPEDDFRRVADQTRMKERSLEVAREVLVEGRGLSEVGERHGMKRQQVLAIRNRFFAEYLQSSMFPPKWVRATVCAPQDLLEKFMFEVEQERIKYFSQKGER from the coding sequence ATGCAACAGTTGGCCGATATGTACCGCTTGCCCGAAGACGATTTCAGGAGAGTAGCGGATCAAACTCGGATGAAGGAGCGCAGCCTAGAGGTTGCACGAGAGGTTTTGGTTGAGGGCAGGGGACTTTCGGAGGTCGGAGAGCGGCATGGAATGAAGCGCCAGCAAGTGCTGGCTATTCGTAACCGTTTTTTCGCTGAATACCTCCAGTCGTCGATGTTTCCGCCAAAATGGGTTAGAGCAACAGTTTGTGCCCCGCAAGATTTACTCGAAAAGTTCATGTTCGAGGTCGAGCAAGAGCGAATCAAATATTTCTCGCAGAAAGGGGAGCGTTAA
- a CDS encoding site-specific integrase translates to MTNQVQQLALPEPRTYSRTEFTALRARVKGLPTATIARLYFDRETTPYVDAPHELDALLRTMRDDLVALSLREGSSVLKQYLQDSIRKHGEPRLSPVSLHMIEQAAGAWAAAKPAGAHEIGRWFRPLVAERLAGEGIRTLAELVAFCNRRGGSWWRSVPRIGLTRARVLVAWLRRHAASIGATVDHDIEAANPLAPAAEILAPSRAQLVPLERIAMPSALSGQGGLNRHAAFSFVHANHDLDAITAYLNRYTDSPNTLRSYRRELERLLLWCVVELGTALSSMRVEDCEAYKAFLVCPSAAFCGPRVERASPRWRPFSDVPLSLQSQLYAVRTIRAAFDWLVKVRYLAGNPWAAVPDPRPVKRLSLMRIERALPLDLWTRVRAEVASWSESPAPEAARWRVARALLLLMGDSGLRVSEAAAATREQLRWLPGDGEVPASWWLQVIGKGKKERFVVLSAECVDALRAHWTDRGAAFDAEQAAGALLAPLVLPPTPRAAAKFGDEPGHAASAGYSVRGAAGLLTWLLERLQVTMTDLSEPERRQLAQTSPHSLRHTFGTHAVATGMNLDVVQQLLGHASLQTTSVYVTAEQRRQRIEAANFHAALIRQS, encoded by the coding sequence ATGACGAACCAAGTTCAGCAGCTGGCGCTACCCGAGCCGCGCACCTACAGCCGGACCGAATTCACGGCGCTGCGCGCTCGCGTCAAAGGCCTGCCGACAGCGACGATCGCGCGCCTGTACTTCGATCGCGAGACGACGCCCTACGTCGACGCGCCGCACGAGCTCGACGCGCTGCTGCGCACGATGCGCGATGACCTGGTGGCGCTTTCGCTGCGCGAGGGCTCCAGCGTCCTGAAGCAGTACCTGCAGGACAGTATCCGCAAGCATGGCGAGCCGCGTCTCTCGCCCGTCTCGCTGCACATGATCGAGCAGGCCGCCGGCGCCTGGGCCGCAGCCAAGCCCGCCGGCGCCCACGAGATCGGGCGGTGGTTTCGGCCGCTCGTCGCCGAGCGCCTGGCCGGGGAGGGCATCCGCACGCTCGCCGAGCTCGTCGCGTTCTGCAACCGCCGCGGCGGCAGCTGGTGGCGCTCCGTGCCGCGTATCGGTCTCACGCGCGCACGCGTGCTCGTCGCCTGGCTTCGCCGGCATGCTGCGTCGATCGGTGCCACTGTCGACCACGACATCGAGGCCGCCAATCCGCTCGCGCCGGCCGCCGAGATCCTGGCGCCCTCGCGCGCGCAGCTGGTGCCGCTCGAGCGCATCGCCATGCCCTCCGCGCTGTCGGGGCAGGGCGGTCTGAACCGCCACGCCGCGTTTTCGTTCGTTCACGCAAACCACGACCTGGACGCGATCACGGCCTACCTCAACCGCTACACCGATTCGCCCAACACGCTGCGGAGCTATCGCCGCGAGCTCGAGCGCCTGCTGCTGTGGTGCGTGGTGGAGCTCGGCACCGCCTTATCCTCGATGCGGGTGGAGGATTGCGAGGCCTACAAGGCGTTTCTGGTGTGCCCATCGGCCGCGTTCTGTGGGCCGCGTGTCGAGCGGGCCTCGCCGCGCTGGCGCCCGTTCAGCGACGTGCCGCTGTCTCTACAGAGCCAGCTCTATGCCGTGCGCACGATTCGGGCCGCGTTCGATTGGCTCGTGAAAGTCCGATACCTGGCCGGCAATCCCTGGGCCGCCGTGCCGGACCCTCGGCCAGTCAAGCGGCTGTCGTTGATGCGCATCGAGCGCGCATTACCGCTCGACTTGTGGACCCGCGTGCGGGCCGAGGTCGCCAGTTGGAGCGAGAGCCCGGCACCGGAGGCCGCACGCTGGCGCGTAGCGCGCGCGCTGCTGCTCCTGATGGGTGACTCAGGCCTGCGCGTGTCAGAAGCCGCCGCGGCGACGCGCGAGCAGCTGCGCTGGTTGCCCGGCGATGGCGAGGTCCCGGCCAGCTGGTGGCTGCAGGTGATCGGCAAAGGGAAAAAGGAACGCTTCGTGGTGCTGTCGGCCGAGTGCGTCGACGCACTGCGTGCGCACTGGACCGACCGCGGCGCCGCGTTCGATGCGGAGCAGGCCGCCGGCGCGCTGCTGGCGCCGCTGGTGTTGCCCCCGACGCCGCGCGCGGCGGCAAAATTCGGCGACGAGCCTGGCCACGCGGCGTCAGCCGGTTACTCCGTGCGTGGCGCAGCCGGGTTGCTGACGTGGCTGCTCGAGCGCCTGCAGGTCACGATGACGGATCTCAGCGAACCGGAGCGTCGCCAACTGGCGCAAACAAGCCCTCACTCCCTGCGACATACGTTCGGCACCCACGCGGTGGCCACCGGCATGAATCTGGACGTGGTGCAGCAGCTGCTCGGTCATGCCTCGCTACAGACGACCTCGGTGTATGTGACAGCGGAGCAGCGCCGGCAGCGCATTGAAGCGGCGAACTTCCATGCCGCGCTGATTAGGCAGAGCTAG
- a CDS encoding TcpQ domain-containing protein has product MIANFDIRLADLTLANTIARWALESGATIRWSSSVTVPVTANSQLRGTVADAMHSVAQALDAGGYPLVVAEAPAHHFWIIVDAPIVKSVYGETDIVANLGLTSNANAAQDMSEKRGTDETVSGASNWRLLLADRDIRQALARWGEASGNPVRWDSAIVAPITADSTLTGTFDTAIKSVVRALQEAGYPLAVSGPDPTTRTYRVFQTTSHTALAEVFP; this is encoded by the coding sequence GTGATCGCAAATTTCGATATACGGCTGGCCGACCTGACACTCGCGAACACGATAGCGCGTTGGGCACTGGAGTCAGGAGCAACGATTCGCTGGTCCAGCTCCGTGACGGTTCCCGTTACGGCCAACAGTCAGCTACGCGGAACGGTTGCCGATGCGATGCATTCGGTGGCGCAGGCTCTGGACGCGGGAGGATATCCACTGGTGGTCGCGGAAGCTCCTGCACATCATTTCTGGATCATTGTCGATGCGCCGATAGTTAAGTCGGTGTATGGCGAGACGGACATTGTTGCGAACTTGGGTTTGACGTCGAACGCGAATGCAGCGCAAGACATGTCTGAAAAGCGAGGTACGGATGAGACCGTCTCCGGAGCGTCAAACTGGAGGCTGCTTCTTGCCGATCGCGACATCCGGCAGGCGCTCGCCCGGTGGGGGGAGGCGTCGGGCAATCCTGTTCGGTGGGATAGCGCGATCGTCGCACCGATCACAGCCGACTCTACGCTGACCGGCACATTCGACACGGCCATCAAATCAGTCGTCCGCGCGCTGCAAGAAGCGGGCTACCCCCTTGCGGTTAGCGGCCCCGATCCCACTACACGGACATACCGGGTTTTCCAAACTACCTCTCATACGGCGCTTGCCGAGGTCTTCCCATGA
- a CDS encoding ParB/RepB/Spo0J family partition protein → MSAFGNKISKLSEIQKQGAAAALPGERIEEIDPDLVDCVKQMRGKDNPGFTIESLTELGNDMKRDGQHEPAVLRKNLKKPGRYLMVAGERRWRGCKIVGIKLKAVVRDMDDEQARRVQRAENIQRENLTQLEIATALRDDKVKLGTLEKVAAEWNKGLNWVAERIKFLEVVEAGGRASQAVAEGVTADITTINDLHRLEKIDAASAQAVIEQAKTDSGSNVRKTIRNKLKAAKPSTKEGEDDSRMRESSQARGERAEAKKPNDTADAVALVTETVSQVHALREQIGMLSKLFQERRDVFSGMSLDVEQSVVLARSELDRTHQALMKLVESK, encoded by the coding sequence GTGAGCGCTTTCGGAAACAAAATTAGCAAGTTGTCGGAAATTCAGAAGCAGGGCGCTGCGGCTGCTTTGCCTGGCGAGAGGATCGAAGAGATCGATCCGGATCTGGTCGATTGCGTCAAGCAAATGCGCGGTAAGGACAATCCTGGCTTCACAATCGAGTCATTGACTGAGCTCGGCAATGACATGAAGCGAGATGGTCAGCACGAGCCAGCTGTGCTGCGGAAGAATCTCAAGAAACCAGGGCGCTACCTCATGGTGGCGGGTGAGCGACGTTGGCGCGGGTGCAAGATCGTAGGTATCAAGCTCAAAGCCGTCGTGCGGGATATGGACGACGAGCAGGCACGCCGAGTACAGCGTGCTGAGAACATCCAACGGGAGAATCTGACGCAACTCGAAATAGCTACTGCGCTGCGAGACGATAAGGTGAAACTCGGTACATTAGAGAAAGTCGCGGCGGAGTGGAACAAGGGACTGAATTGGGTAGCAGAGCGCATCAAGTTTCTCGAAGTTGTGGAAGCGGGGGGGAGAGCCAGTCAAGCCGTTGCAGAAGGGGTAACCGCCGATATCACGACGATCAACGACTTACATCGTCTCGAAAAAATTGATGCGGCAAGCGCACAAGCCGTGATCGAACAAGCGAAGACCGATTCTGGATCGAATGTCCGGAAGACCATTCGCAACAAGTTGAAAGCGGCAAAGCCGAGTACAAAGGAGGGTGAGGATGATTCTCGCATGCGAGAATCATCGCAAGCTCGTGGTGAACGGGCGGAAGCAAAGAAGCCCAACGACACAGCTGATGCTGTCGCGCTAGTTACTGAAACGGTGTCGCAGGTGCATGCTCTGCGCGAGCAAATAGGGATGTTGTCGAAACTGTTCCAAGAACGACGTGACGTGTTTAGCGGAATGTCCCTGGACGTCGAGCAAAGTGTTGTCCTTGCGCGAAGCGAGCTTGATCGAACACATCAAGCGCTGATGAAATTGGTGGAATCCAAGTAA